A part of Aegilops tauschii subsp. strangulata cultivar AL8/78 chromosome 2, Aet v6.0, whole genome shotgun sequence genomic DNA contains:
- the LOC109752957 gene encoding probable UDP-arabinose 4-epimerase 2, with translation MPTTPRSRSQARTTRSWILSGMDFGDTRRKPNFAGKIAVAAALTVMCILVLKQSPGFGGTSVFSRHETGVTHVLVTGGAGYIGSHATLRLLTDNYRVTIVDNLSRGNMGAVRALQRLFPEPGRLQFIYTDLGDPKAVNKMFSENAFDAVMHFAAVAYVGESTQEPLRYYHNITSNTLTVLEAMAAHNVKTLIYSSTCATYGEPDTMPIVETTPQIPINPYGKAKKMSEDIILDFSKKSNMAVMILRYFNVIGSDPEGRLGEAPRPELREHGRISGACFDAASGIIPGLKVRGTDYPTADGTCVRDYIDVTDLVDAHVKALGKAEPSKVGIYNVGTGKGRSVKEFVEACKKATGATIKVDYLDRRAGDYAEVYSNPAKIRDELNWTAQHTDLRESLATAWKWQKAHPGGYGSA, from the exons ATGCCAACAACCCCCCGGAGCAGAAGCCAAGCTAGGACCACCAGGTCTTGGATCTTGTCAG GCATGGACTTCGGTGACACGAGACGCAAGCCTAATTTCGCCGGAAAGATCGCGGTGGCTGCTGCCCTCACTGTTATGTGCATACTTGTGTTGAAGCAGTCTCCTGGTTTTGGCGGCACTAGCGTG TTCTCTCGCCATGAAACTGGGGTGACTCATGTGCTGGTGACTGGAGGTGCTGGATACATTGGCTCACATGCTACTCTTCGTCTCCTTACGGACAACTACCGAGTTACCATTGTG GATAACCTTTCGAGAGGGAACATGGGAGCTGTCAGAGCTCTCCAGAGGTTGTTTCCAGAGCCTGGGAGGCTTCAGTTTATATACACTGATTTAGGCGATCCGAAAGCT GTGAACAAAATGTTTTCGGAGAACGCGTTTGATGCTGTTATGCACTTCGCTGCTGTTGCTTATGTTGGTGAGAGCACGCAGGAGCCACTAAG GTACTACCACAACATAACATCAAATACGTTGACAGTGCTTGAGGCAATGGCAGCACATAATGTAAAAACTCTGATTTACTCGAGTACTTGTGCAACATATGGTGAACCTGACACAATGCCTATTGTAGAAACAACTCCTCAG ATACCTATCAATCCATACGGGAAGGCAAAAAAGATGTCCGAGGACATCATTCTAGATTTCTCAAAGAAATCGAACATGGCTGTGATGATCTTAAG ATACTTCAATGTGATTGGATCGGACCCTGAGGGGCGCCTTGGGGAAGCTCCAAGGCCTGAACTGCGTGAGCATGGAAGGATTTCTGGTGCGTGTTTTGATGCAGCATCAGGAATCATTCCAGGGCTAAAG GTTCGAGGAACGGACTACCCTACCGCTGATGGAACTTGCGTAAGGGACTACATCGATGTCACAGATCTTGTTGATGCCCATGTCAAAGCTCTTGGTAAAGCTGAGCCTAGCAAAGTTGGAATCTACAATGTCGGCACAGGGAAAG GTAGGTCAGTGAAGGAGTTTGTAGAAGCGTGCAAGAAGGCGACTGGAGCAACCATCAAGGTTGACTACCTCGATCGGAGAGCTGGGGATTACGCCGAAGTATACAGTAACCCGGCCAAGATCCGCGATGAGCTGAACTGGACAGCCCAACACACGGACCTCCGTGAGAGCCTTGCGACGGCCTGGAAATGGCAGAAGGCGCACCCGGGCGGATACGGGTCGGCCTGA
- the LOC109752956 gene encoding uncharacterized protein produces the protein MAKRLDVALRLLLLLLVVVLASCDGRELKGNGGVDEVKDLMPGLPVPLPPLVPLPKPPLPPVVPGIPPTARGSADSNKSP, from the coding sequence ATGGCGAAGCGTCTGGATGTGGCGCTccgcctgctgctgctgctgctggtggtggtgctcgCGTCCTGCGACGGGAGGGAGCTGAAAGGGAATGGCGGCGTCGACGAGGTGAAGGATCTGATGCCCGGGTTGCCGGTGCCGCTGCCGCCTCTGGTACCACTACCCAAACCGCCGCTGCCGCCCGTGGTCCCTGGGATCCCTCCCACTGCTCGCGGCTCTGCCGACAGCAACAAGTCTCCATGA
- the LOC109752958 gene encoding uncharacterized protein, with protein sequence MAKCLAAALLLLVVLASCDGRELNEKVAAARGAGVGESKAMGLPDLPAVTLPTAPTLPTLPTAPTLPTLPTLPTLPTLPLVGTITGTSTITGPVVALPAIPAHP encoded by the coding sequence ATGGCGAAGTGTCTCGCCGCCGCGCTCCTGCTACTGGTGGTGCTCGCCTCCTGCGACGGGAGGGAGCTGAACGAGAAGGTTGCAGCGGCACGCGGTGCCGGCGTCGGCGAGTCCAAGGCGATGGGGTTGCCGGACTTGCCAGCTGTGACGCTCCCCACGGCCCCGACGCTCCCGACGCTCCCCACGGCCCCGACGCTCCCCACACTCCCGACGCTCCCGACGCTCCCGACGCTCCCGCTGGTGGGAACCATTACCGGTACCAGTACAATTACCGGCCCGGTGGTGGCGCTTCCGGCGATCCCTGCTCACCCTTGA